A genomic stretch from Chitinophaga lutea includes:
- the gcvH gene encoding glycine cleavage system protein GcvH, protein MNFPSELRYTKDHEWVLLEGNTAKVGITDFAQRELGDIVFVDINTVGKALKAEEIFGTVEAVKTVSDLFLPVSGTVGEINPRLEGNPELVNTDPYGEGWMVTIQVENTADVDALLTADAYKALIGE, encoded by the coding sequence ATGAATTTTCCGTCAGAACTGCGTTACACAAAAGACCATGAGTGGGTATTGCTCGAAGGGAATACTGCTAAAGTGGGTATTACCGATTTTGCACAGCGTGAGCTCGGTGATATTGTATTTGTAGACATCAACACCGTAGGCAAAGCCCTGAAAGCAGAAGAGATTTTTGGCACCGTGGAGGCTGTAAAAACCGTATCCGACCTGTTTTTACCGGTATCCGGCACGGTGGGCGAAATCAATCCCCGCCTCGAAGGCAATCCGGAGCTCGTGAATACCGACCCGTACGGCGAAGGCTGGATGGTGACCATTCAGGTGGAAAACACGGCAGATGTGGACGCTTTGCTGACCGCAGATGCTTATAAAGCGCTGATCGGCGAATAA
- a CDS encoding helix-turn-helix domain-containing protein, translating into MDIGSQIRKIRESRNVTQEYMASRLQISKTSYGNIERNMIKRVTLPMLMAIAKLLHVHYTALLGDDATLEASGINALLDGVHHLLEKMDGIEKQLQRLQ; encoded by the coding sequence ATGGATATTGGTTCACAGATCAGGAAGATTCGCGAAAGCAGAAATGTAACGCAGGAGTATATGGCTTCCCGGTTACAGATCAGCAAAACGTCGTACGGAAATATAGAAAGGAATATGATCAAAAGGGTAACGCTGCCGATGCTGATGGCTATTGCAAAACTGCTGCACGTGCATTATACGGCTTTGCTGGGGGATGATGCAACGCTGGAAGCGTCGGGTATAAACGCGTTGCTGGACGGCGTGCATCACCTGCTGGAAAAAATGGACGGCATAGAAAAACAGTTGCAGCGTTTGCAGTAG
- a CDS encoding TolB-like translocation protein, with amino-acid sequence MNRFITRSFILSFILLIGTLHVQAQTNTVEFGQNRVQYKNFKWRFYTTRHFNTYFAQNGLELGKYVAQTAEKELPSLEEFMEYTFRQKVNIVVYNNFGEFKQSNIGIGIDWQNTGGITKLVGNKLLVYFDGDHANLRRQIRQGIARVMLETLLFGEDIGEFAGNAVLIDFPNWFTDGFIAYAAENWTAKLDDELKSTLLSGKYSTFNQLAFDKPLLAGQAFWYYVESKYGKDAVPYLMYITRINRGLKKGFEQVLHMTPKNAMKDFMTYNLRRYQQDNRRRRQVTRGTGVISNEIGKKDYFRYQANPKNSMYAVVEYTKGLYKVKINLGWSTTKVLLKSGVRQLTSKLDPNYPLLAWNQKGNRLAIIYEHEGKTKLMVYDLISKITIRQDLPQFDRVIDMKYFFEFDNSLLLSAVKNGHTDIFTYSISNGKTEQITNDVYDDLDPSFVAFPGKSGIIYSSNRPGPKARSADTVLPHNRYNIFLIDNWNKSSEKQVSQLTNLPYGNARLPVQYNTTHFTFVSDANGINNRYAGFFKAERAGVDSLFFVGAEILHNPDKEELDSALAEYGSTAPDSVQAITITNDSTYVFPVTNYQYGIKESRIAGDQGLVSEVVQVGDYKRLYKLKVDTNTLRRRNVTARPTTFMARKMHEDSLKLGLPSYYQQKDTASKQNDFFLNEFGNEPVDTTAKAAEQLIPGREEPPVLKQARLSNYKLKFSSDYLVAQLDNSVMMNRYQPYFGQPSSPIRLNDPVNGLVRIGVSDLMEDYKFSGAFRIPLALDGTEYMFSMSYLKRRFDYKFTYYRKVDKATLGISTDSTEAGYPIKNKTNIFQLEVRYPFDVVRSIRMTGGIRTDEMVVLANDEPSLKMQNFKETAVIGRLEYVHDNVLNPAINIYKGTRYKLYGDLLAQIKSNRNTLFNKVTPKGKLTYNMGGEIRHYVEIHRNFIWATRFAADVSWGSRKLIYFLGGVDNWLIKPDIYRNNLVGNDNYAYQTLAVNMRGYKQNAKNGNNVVLMNTELRLPVLTTFLDKPINSAFLRNFQLMTFIDIGTAWNQKLSFKDANYTTYSTPDGIVVRIKEGFLGPFVGGYGFGARTTLLGYFMRVDAGWPMTGFFRGKPLVTLAMGVDF; translated from the coding sequence ATGAACCGATTTATTACCAGGTCATTCATCCTTTCCTTTATCCTATTGATTGGCACGTTACACGTTCAGGCGCAGACTAATACGGTTGAGTTTGGTCAGAACCGGGTTCAGTACAAAAACTTCAAATGGCGCTTCTATACCACCCGCCACTTCAATACCTATTTCGCGCAGAACGGCCTGGAACTCGGAAAGTATGTAGCACAGACCGCCGAAAAGGAACTTCCCTCCCTGGAGGAATTTATGGAGTACACCTTCCGGCAGAAGGTAAATATCGTGGTGTATAACAACTTCGGCGAATTCAAACAATCCAATATCGGGATAGGGATCGACTGGCAGAATACCGGCGGGATCACCAAGCTGGTTGGTAATAAGCTGCTGGTGTACTTCGACGGCGACCACGCCAACCTCCGCCGCCAGATCCGCCAGGGCATTGCCCGGGTAATGCTCGAAACCCTCCTGTTCGGGGAAGACATCGGGGAATTTGCCGGCAACGCCGTACTGATCGACTTCCCCAACTGGTTTACCGACGGGTTCATCGCCTACGCCGCCGAAAACTGGACGGCCAAGCTCGACGACGAACTGAAATCGACCCTGCTTTCCGGCAAATATTCCACTTTCAACCAGCTCGCTTTCGATAAACCCCTCCTGGCCGGCCAGGCTTTCTGGTATTACGTGGAAAGCAAGTACGGCAAAGACGCGGTGCCTTATCTCATGTACATCACCCGCATCAACCGCGGGCTCAAAAAAGGCTTTGAACAGGTGCTGCATATGACGCCCAAAAATGCCATGAAAGATTTCATGACCTATAACCTGCGGCGCTACCAGCAGGACAACCGCCGCCGCCGCCAGGTTACCCGCGGTACGGGCGTGATCTCCAACGAAATCGGCAAAAAAGATTATTTCCGTTACCAGGCCAATCCTAAAAACAGCATGTATGCCGTAGTGGAGTATACCAAGGGCCTCTATAAAGTAAAAATCAACCTGGGCTGGAGCACCACCAAGGTGTTGCTGAAAAGCGGCGTACGCCAGCTTACCTCCAAACTCGATCCCAACTATCCCCTGCTGGCCTGGAACCAGAAAGGGAACCGCCTCGCCATTATTTACGAGCACGAAGGCAAAACCAAACTCATGGTGTACGACCTCATTTCGAAAATCACCATCCGTCAGGACCTTCCTCAGTTCGACCGGGTGATCGACATGAAGTATTTCTTCGAGTTTGATAACTCCCTGCTGCTGTCTGCCGTGAAAAACGGGCATACTGATATTTTCACCTACAGTATCAGCAACGGTAAAACCGAGCAGATCACCAACGACGTGTACGACGACCTCGACCCTTCGTTTGTGGCCTTCCCCGGCAAAAGCGGCATCATCTATTCCTCCAACCGGCCGGGCCCCAAGGCCCGCAGTGCAGATACCGTGCTGCCGCACAACCGGTACAACATATTCCTGATCGACAACTGGAACAAATCGTCCGAAAAACAGGTGTCGCAGCTCACCAACCTGCCCTACGGCAACGCACGCCTGCCGGTGCAGTACAATACCACCCACTTCACATTCGTGAGCGACGCCAATGGCATCAATAACCGTTATGCAGGTTTCTTCAAGGCCGAAAGAGCCGGCGTGGACTCGCTGTTTTTCGTAGGCGCCGAAATCCTGCACAATCCCGATAAGGAAGAGCTCGATTCCGCCCTCGCCGAATACGGCAGCACAGCGCCCGATTCCGTGCAGGCCATCACCATCACCAACGATTCCACCTATGTATTCCCCGTTACCAACTACCAGTATGGTATCAAGGAATCAAGGATCGCCGGCGACCAGGGGCTCGTTTCCGAAGTGGTACAGGTCGGCGATTACAAACGCCTGTATAAACTGAAAGTGGATACCAACACCCTTCGCAGAAGGAACGTAACGGCACGGCCCACTACTTTCATGGCGCGGAAAATGCATGAAGACAGCCTGAAACTCGGGCTGCCCAGCTACTACCAGCAAAAAGACACCGCGTCCAAACAAAACGACTTTTTCCTGAACGAGTTCGGCAACGAGCCGGTAGACACTACTGCCAAAGCCGCCGAACAGCTGATACCCGGCCGCGAGGAGCCGCCGGTACTGAAACAGGCACGGCTGAGCAATTACAAGCTCAAATTCTCGTCCGATTACCTGGTGGCCCAGCTCGACAACTCCGTGATGATGAACCGGTACCAGCCGTATTTCGGCCAGCCGTCGAGCCCCATCCGCCTCAACGACCCGGTGAACGGCCTGGTGCGTATCGGCGTGAGCGACCTCATGGAAGATTATAAATTTTCCGGCGCGTTCCGCATTCCGCTGGCGCTGGACGGTACGGAATATATGTTCTCCATGTCGTACCTGAAAAGAAGGTTCGATTATAAATTCACCTACTACCGGAAGGTAGACAAGGCTACCCTGGGTATATCGACCGACTCCACGGAGGCCGGCTACCCCATCAAGAACAAAACCAACATCTTCCAGCTGGAAGTGCGGTATCCCTTTGATGTGGTGCGCAGCATCCGCATGACGGGCGGTATCCGCACAGACGAAATGGTGGTGCTCGCCAACGACGAGCCTTCGCTGAAAATGCAGAACTTCAAGGAAACCGCTGTGATAGGCCGCCTGGAATATGTGCACGACAATGTGCTTAACCCGGCCATCAATATTTACAAGGGCACCCGCTATAAACTGTACGGCGACCTGCTGGCGCAGATCAAAAGCAACCGCAACACCCTGTTCAACAAGGTAACGCCCAAAGGCAAGCTGACCTACAATATGGGCGGTGAAATCCGCCACTACGTTGAGATCCACCGGAACTTCATCTGGGCCACCCGTTTTGCCGCAGACGTGAGCTGGGGCAGCCGCAAGCTGATCTATTTCCTCGGCGGTGTTGACAACTGGCTGATCAAACCGGACATCTACCGCAACAACCTAGTGGGCAACGACAATTACGCCTACCAGACGCTCGCGGTGAATATGCGCGGATATAAACAGAATGCCAAAAACGGCAACAACGTGGTATTGATGAACACCGAGCTGCGCCTGCCGGTGCTCACCACTTTCCTCGATAAGCCCATCAACTCCGCATTTTTGCGCAACTTCCAGCTGATGACCTTCATCGATATCGGTACGGCATGGAACCAGAAGCTGTCGTTCAAAGACGCCAACTATACCACTTACTCCACGCCGGACGGCATCGTGGTGCGCATCAAGGAAGGTTTCCTCGGGCCGTTTGTAGGCGGTTACGGATTCGGCGCCAGAACCACGCTGCTGGGCTACTTCATGAGAGTAGACGCAGGCTGGCCAATGACCGGGTTCTTCCGCGGCAAGCCGCTGGTAACGCTGGCGATGGGCGTAGATTTCTAA
- a CDS encoding peptidylprolyl isomerase, with protein sequence MHKTLLIALLLLAGLAANAQRNRKVKVTTDYGTMVIRLYDQTPKHRDNFIKLVKRRFYDSLLFHRVIRQFMIQGGDPSSKRAAAGTLLGEGSVGYTVPAEFQLDLYHKKGVLAAARDNNPAKASDGCQFYIVQGKKFTDGQLDTLEQTRLGGRKIPVDQRETYKRIGGSPHLDQSYTVFGEVVSGLAVIDSIAAVKTDKNNRPVQDVRIRKIRLVKKFLFF encoded by the coding sequence ATGCATAAAACCCTGCTCATTGCTTTGTTGCTGCTGGCCGGATTGGCCGCCAACGCCCAACGTAACCGCAAAGTAAAGGTGACCACCGATTACGGCACCATGGTGATCAGGCTGTACGACCAGACGCCGAAGCACCGCGACAATTTCATCAAACTGGTGAAGCGCCGTTTTTACGACAGCCTGTTGTTTCACCGGGTGATCAGACAATTTATGATACAGGGCGGCGACCCCTCGTCCAAAAGGGCCGCGGCCGGTACTTTGCTGGGTGAAGGCAGCGTGGGATATACGGTGCCCGCCGAGTTCCAGCTCGACCTGTACCATAAAAAAGGCGTGCTGGCGGCGGCGCGCGATAACAATCCCGCCAAAGCCTCCGACGGGTGCCAGTTTTATATCGTGCAGGGCAAAAAGTTCACGGACGGCCAGCTCGATACGCTGGAACAAACCCGCCTTGGGGGCCGCAAGATACCCGTCGACCAGCGGGAAACGTATAAAAGGATCGGCGGATCGCCGCACCTCGATCAGAGTTACACCGTATTCGGGGAAGTGGTCAGCGGGCTGGCCGTGATCGACAGCATTGCCGCGGTAAAAACCGACAAAAACAACCGGCCCGTGCAGGACGTGCGCATCCGGAAAATCAGGCTCGTCAAGAAATTCCTGTTTTTCTAA
- a CDS encoding diacylglycerol kinase family protein, with product MQTLRNRLRSFRFAFNGILAFLRSEPNGRIHLVATIAVVALASWLGCTLTEWALLTFAMALVWVTEMLNTAIEKTMDLLHPERHSSVKWIKDVAAGAVLVAALAAAVVGGLIFIPKLI from the coding sequence ATGCAAACACTCCGAAACAGGCTGCGCAGCTTCCGTTTCGCCTTTAACGGCATACTGGCCTTCCTGCGCAGCGAGCCCAACGGCCGCATTCACCTGGTAGCCACCATCGCAGTGGTTGCACTGGCCAGCTGGCTCGGATGCACCCTCACGGAGTGGGCACTCCTGACCTTCGCCATGGCCCTCGTCTGGGTCACGGAAATGCTCAACACGGCGATCGAAAAAACAATGGATCTCCTCCATCCCGAACGCCACAGCTCCGTTAAATGGATCAAAGACGTGGCGGCAGGGGCGGTACTGGTGGCTGCGTTGGCGGCCGCGGTAGTGGGGGGGCTGATTTTTATTCCGAAGTTGATCTGA
- a CDS encoding DUF5686 family protein → MIICTVSFFPLSAQYKISGIVKDAHTQELIPFATLQFVGTNTGMVTDANGAFLFELPSIPSDSLLVRVMGYGRMVLFVNRQLKEQTLNFEITRGDVSLKQYEVKANVNFALILLRQIIRRKPYNNYDRLDSYTYEVYNKLELDIKNLNTVKLSKNRFTKPFSFILKNIDSTTENQPFLPVFLTESISDYYFQKDPKKTKEVIKASRTSGLDNESVTKFLGGMYQNINVYDNFIPVFDKSFVSPVNNSGALYYHYRITDTQYVNNLRFIKLNFEPRRKGENVFVGEVWVQDSTYAIQKMSLSVPGDANINFVRKISLVQEFKPMTDSSGWFLAKDKFIVDFWTPSPKPTKTIEFIGRKTTSYNNIKVNDTAATNIFTEKRYPQNIVVADSARNRPDDFWATHRHDSLTKNEVAIYKMVDTLQKIPLFQKYSNTIRFLATGYKPVGPIEFGPYWYLFSQNSLEGFRMRLDLGTTPEFNKNIYLNGYLAYGFGDDRFKGKISALWLLKRHPRMYVYGSFIRDLDNGANYYDEVGTDNIFSLAIRKPNIPQKFMLIDEKRAEFYKEYFSGFSHHFSVSHKQFLPFPPLPAGDFFPHNGEGLDPLTNMEVAVKLRYAFREEFLEGNYYRFSLGSKYPIVEFKYALGVKGFMKSNYNYHKTALTVSDYIKLAPFGQLYYNFFGGKIFGSPLPYTQLEIHPGNEIYYYNKYAFNMMNRYEFISDEYAGFNLEHTIGSGIFNYIPLVRKLKFRQFWTAKGVIGRLSEANRNMNLTAGYPFKTLQGNPYIEVGTGVENILKFIRVDFVWRLAPKPLPDEPYEKRFGIFGSFRLQF, encoded by the coding sequence TTGATTATTTGTACCGTCAGCTTCTTCCCCCTTAGCGCTCAATATAAGATCAGTGGAATTGTAAAGGATGCGCATACGCAGGAACTGATTCCCTTTGCCACCTTGCAGTTTGTTGGCACCAACACCGGTATGGTCACCGATGCAAACGGCGCATTTCTCTTCGAACTGCCCTCGATTCCGTCAGACTCCCTGCTGGTAAGGGTCATGGGTTACGGCAGGATGGTCCTGTTTGTGAACCGGCAACTGAAGGAACAAACGCTCAATTTTGAAATCACCCGTGGCGACGTTTCGCTCAAACAATACGAGGTAAAGGCGAACGTCAATTTCGCCCTCATCCTGCTGCGGCAGATCATCCGGCGCAAACCGTACAATAACTACGACCGCCTTGACAGTTATACCTACGAGGTGTACAATAAACTCGAGCTGGACATTAAAAACCTCAATACGGTGAAACTGTCCAAAAACCGCTTCACCAAACCCTTTTCCTTCATCCTGAAAAATATCGACAGCACTACTGAAAACCAGCCCTTCCTGCCGGTATTCCTCACGGAAAGCATATCCGACTACTATTTCCAGAAAGACCCTAAAAAAACCAAGGAAGTTATCAAGGCCAGCCGCACCTCGGGGCTCGATAACGAAAGCGTGACCAAGTTCCTCGGCGGGATGTACCAGAACATCAACGTGTACGACAACTTCATCCCCGTTTTCGACAAGAGTTTCGTAAGCCCGGTGAATAACAGCGGCGCCCTCTATTACCACTACCGCATTACCGATACACAGTACGTCAATAACTTGCGCTTCATCAAACTGAACTTCGAGCCGCGCCGCAAAGGCGAGAACGTTTTTGTGGGCGAAGTATGGGTGCAGGATTCCACCTACGCCATCCAGAAAATGAGCCTGTCGGTGCCCGGTGACGCCAACATCAATTTCGTGCGAAAAATAAGCCTGGTGCAGGAGTTCAAGCCGATGACCGACAGCAGCGGGTGGTTCCTTGCCAAGGATAAGTTTATCGTCGACTTCTGGACGCCCAGCCCGAAACCGACCAAAACCATCGAGTTCATCGGCCGGAAAACCACTTCCTACAACAACATCAAAGTAAACGATACCGCCGCCACCAATATCTTCACCGAAAAACGGTACCCTCAGAACATTGTGGTGGCAGACAGTGCGCGCAACCGGCCGGACGATTTCTGGGCCACCCACCGGCACGATTCGCTGACCAAAAATGAGGTGGCCATTTACAAGATGGTGGATACCCTGCAGAAAATCCCCCTCTTCCAGAAATACTCCAATACCATCCGCTTCCTCGCCACCGGCTATAAACCCGTGGGCCCGATCGAATTCGGCCCCTACTGGTACCTGTTCTCGCAAAACAGCCTCGAAGGGTTCCGGATGCGGCTCGACCTGGGCACCACCCCGGAATTCAATAAAAACATTTACCTCAACGGTTATCTCGCGTACGGCTTCGGCGACGACCGTTTTAAAGGCAAAATATCAGCCCTCTGGCTGCTGAAACGCCACCCGCGCATGTATGTGTACGGCTCGTTCATCCGCGACCTGGACAATGGCGCCAACTACTACGACGAAGTCGGCACCGATAACATCTTTTCGCTGGCCATCCGTAAGCCGAACATCCCGCAGAAGTTCATGCTGATCGATGAAAAACGCGCGGAATTCTATAAAGAATATTTCTCCGGCTTCTCCCATCACTTCTCGGTATCGCACAAACAATTCCTGCCCTTCCCGCCGCTGCCCGCGGGCGACTTCTTCCCGCATAACGGCGAGGGCCTCGACCCGCTGACCAATATGGAAGTGGCCGTAAAGCTGCGTTATGCCTTCCGCGAAGAATTCCTTGAAGGGAATTATTACCGCTTCAGCCTCGGCAGCAAATACCCGATTGTCGAGTTCAAATACGCCCTCGGTGTAAAAGGTTTTATGAAGAGCAACTACAACTATCATAAAACCGCGCTGACCGTGTCGGACTACATCAAACTGGCGCCATTCGGCCAACTGTACTATAATTTCTTCGGCGGTAAGATCTTCGGTTCGCCGCTGCCTTATACCCAGCTGGAAATCCATCCCGGCAACGAAATCTACTATTACAATAAGTACGCGTTCAACATGATGAACCGCTACGAGTTCATCAGCGACGAATATGCTGGCTTCAACCTGGAGCACACCATCGGCAGCGGCATTTTCAATTACATCCCGCTGGTGCGCAAACTGAAGTTCCGCCAGTTCTGGACCGCCAAAGGCGTGATAGGCCGCTTGTCCGAAGCCAACAGGAACATGAACCTGACCGCAGGTTATCCTTTCAAAACCCTGCAGGGCAATCCCTACATCGAAGTAGGTACCGGCGTGGAGAACATTCTCAAATTCATCCGGGTCGACTTTGTATGGCGCCTCGCCCCCAAACCGCTGCCCGACGAACCGTATGAAAAGCGCTTCGGCATCTTCGGCAGTTTCCGCCTGCAGTTTTAA
- a CDS encoding lipopolysaccharide biosynthesis protein → MGNIKKLAGQTIWYGIPTIAHRFLGFVLQLFLTGLLPADEYGIVTQLYAAIPFLNIIFTYGLETSFFRFVQNTDRSKLYNTLCVSMLVSTTVFTLILLAGAGEIATVLGIRGHETLILLTAGVIFFDTLATLPFAMLRQEGRPRKYAMVKVLTIISQIALSVFFLVVCPELAKRGLADWYNPAFNVGYFVLSNLLASALALVFLYKEISVFRWVFDRVLWKEVMHYSLPLLIVGFGGMINEMLSRLIFARVYPYPEEETLTQLGIFGAGYKLTVLVNIFIQAFRMGAEPFFFNQSSRENAPQTYARVMKFFVMVLGAVFLGVSLFLDLWGLIITLGSEKRYAEALGIVPILTMAAVFLGIYYNLTIWYKLTNRNMTGAYITLAGAVITIGLNFWWIPEYSYTGSSWATFICYAFMMVVSYLLGQKYYPVPYNVKRILFYLLLAALIYAGHAWLRAQHPGMLALHGAGAVGLGIYMAVILFMERDEVRSLLSRKPR, encoded by the coding sequence TTGGGAAATATTAAAAAACTGGCGGGGCAAACCATCTGGTATGGTATTCCGACCATCGCCCACCGGTTCCTCGGATTTGTACTGCAGTTATTTCTTACCGGGCTTTTGCCAGCCGACGAATATGGGATCGTTACCCAGCTGTACGCCGCTATCCCCTTCCTGAACATCATTTTTACCTACGGCCTCGAAACGAGTTTTTTCCGGTTTGTGCAGAACACCGACCGGTCGAAGCTGTACAATACCCTTTGTGTGTCGATGCTGGTGAGTACCACGGTATTCACGCTGATACTGCTGGCGGGGGCGGGGGAAATCGCCACCGTGCTGGGCATCCGCGGTCATGAAACGCTCATTTTGCTCACAGCCGGCGTGATATTTTTCGACACCCTGGCCACCCTGCCCTTCGCTATGCTGCGGCAGGAAGGCCGCCCACGGAAATACGCCATGGTCAAGGTGCTCACGATCATTTCCCAGATCGCGCTGAGCGTATTTTTCCTGGTAGTATGCCCCGAGCTGGCCAAAAGAGGGCTGGCCGACTGGTACAATCCCGCGTTCAACGTGGGCTATTTTGTATTGTCGAACCTGCTGGCCAGTGCGTTGGCGCTGGTTTTCCTGTATAAAGAAATTTCCGTTTTCCGGTGGGTGTTCGATAGAGTGCTATGGAAGGAAGTGATGCACTACAGCCTGCCGCTGCTCATTGTGGGATTTGGCGGGATGATCAATGAAATGCTGAGCCGGCTGATTTTTGCCAGGGTGTACCCCTATCCCGAAGAGGAAACCCTCACACAACTGGGTATTTTCGGGGCGGGTTACAAACTGACAGTGCTGGTCAACATCTTCATCCAGGCCTTCCGGATGGGGGCGGAGCCCTTCTTTTTTAACCAGAGCAGCCGGGAAAATGCGCCGCAGACTTATGCCCGCGTCATGAAATTTTTTGTGATGGTATTGGGGGCGGTGTTCCTGGGGGTATCCCTCTTCCTCGACCTCTGGGGCCTCATCATCACCCTCGGGTCTGAAAAAAGGTACGCCGAAGCCCTGGGCATCGTACCGATACTTACCATGGCCGCGGTATTCCTGGGTATTTATTACAACCTCACCATCTGGTACAAGCTCACCAACCGGAACATGACCGGGGCCTACATCACCCTGGCCGGGGCCGTGATCACCATCGGGCTGAACTTCTGGTGGATCCCGGAATACAGCTACACAGGCTCATCCTGGGCCACCTTCATCTGTTACGCCTTTATGATGGTCGTATCTTACCTGCTGGGTCAGAAATATTACCCGGTGCCCTACAACGTCAAACGCATCCTTTTTTACCTGCTGCTGGCCGCGCTGATCTATGCCGGCCATGCGTGGCTGCGGGCACAGCACCCCGGCATGCTTGCCCTCCATGGAGCCGGCGCCGTAGGACTGGGTATATACATGGCCGTTATACTCTTTATGGAGCGGGACGAAGTACGCAGCCTCCTCTCACGCAAACCTCGTTGA
- a CDS encoding winged helix-turn-helix domain-containing protein, which translates to MNPIGNLNKVFESRIRLGVMSVLMVNEEVSFNDLKEVLEVTDGNLASHLSTLEENAYIKVHKGFIGRKTNTTYSITKTGEKAFKGHLAALEAMIKFSQ; encoded by the coding sequence ATGAACCCGATCGGTAATCTGAATAAAGTATTTGAAAGCCGCATCCGCCTGGGTGTTATGAGTGTGCTCATGGTCAACGAGGAAGTGAGCTTCAACGATCTGAAGGAGGTGCTGGAAGTGACGGACGGCAACCTGGCCTCGCATCTGAGCACGTTGGAAGAGAATGCGTATATCAAGGTGCACAAAGGGTTCATCGGCCGGAAAACGAATACCACCTATTCCATTACCAAAACCGGGGAAAAGGCGTTCAAAGGGCACCTCGCGGCGCTCGAAGCCATGATCAAATTCAGCCAGTAA
- a CDS encoding VanZ family protein has product MIRYYLPALGWIILILFLCTMPVPAVKPTSWLDLIHLDKIVHFFLFGGTVILLAYGYHRQRGRVSTSGLFYLALFVTLYGLAIEFIQKYFTANRSFEIWDVVADGAGALAGALIFGLIGRRFLK; this is encoded by the coding sequence ATGATCCGTTACTACTTACCCGCGTTAGGATGGATCATCCTCATTCTTTTTTTGTGCACGATGCCGGTGCCGGCGGTGAAACCCACTTCATGGCTTGACCTGATCCACCTCGACAAAATCGTGCATTTCTTTTTATTCGGCGGCACCGTTATTTTGCTGGCGTACGGGTATCACCGGCAGCGCGGGCGCGTCAGTACTTCCGGGCTTTTTTACCTCGCCCTTTTCGTTACGCTCTACGGGCTGGCCATCGAGTTTATCCAGAAGTATTTCACCGCCAACCGCAGTTTCGAAATCTGGGATGTGGTGGCCGACGGTGCGGGCGCACTGGCCGGCGCGCTGATTTTCGGGCTGATCGGCAGGCGCTTTCTCAAATAA
- a CDS encoding MBL fold metallo-hydrolase, which yields MLEIKYFTVNPLQENTYVLINEKKECIIIDPGFYYENERAEFLRFIQENGLKVVRLLNTHCHLDHIFGNALVAKTFGTGLEIHAKDQVVLDRSPQSGLMYNLPFEPSPMPKSYLKEGEKVVLGNDELEILFTPGHSPGSVSFYCARQGFVIAGDVLFKQSVGRSDFPGGNFETLARSIREQLYRLPDDTVVYPGHGPSTTIGFEKEHNPFVPEDPSTRFA from the coding sequence ATGCTTGAAATCAAATATTTCACGGTGAATCCCCTTCAGGAAAACACATACGTTCTTATAAACGAAAAAAAGGAGTGTATCATTATAGATCCGGGATTTTATTATGAAAATGAACGGGCGGAATTTCTGCGGTTTATACAGGAAAACGGCCTGAAAGTGGTCCGTTTGCTCAATACCCACTGTCACCTCGACCACATATTCGGTAACGCCCTGGTGGCGAAAACGTTCGGAACGGGGCTGGAAATACATGCCAAGGACCAGGTGGTGCTCGACCGGTCGCCCCAGTCGGGGCTGATGTATAACCTGCCATTTGAGCCCTCGCCGATGCCCAAAAGTTACCTGAAAGAGGGGGAGAAGGTGGTGCTGGGCAATGACGAGCTGGAGATCCTGTTCACGCCGGGGCATTCACCGGGCAGCGTGTCGTTCTACTGTGCCCGGCAGGGGTTTGTCATTGCCGGAGATGTGTTATTTAAACAGAGTGTGGGCCGGTCTGACTTCCCCGGGGGGAATTTTGAAACATTGGCCCGCAGCATCCGGGAGCAGCTGTACCGCCTGCCGGACGATACCGTGGTGTACCCGGGCCATGGACCTTCCACTACCATCGGGTTCGAGAAGGAGCATAACCCCTTTGTGCCGGAAGACCCCTCAACGAGGTTTGCGTGA